From the genome of Pelobacter propionicus DSM 2379, one region includes:
- the hcp gene encoding hydroxylamine reductase, which translates to MLCNQCEQTANGTGCNISGVCGKKPDVAALQDHLIYGLKSLALYANKAGRNAEIDRFTIEGLFTTVTNVDFEPTRIGGLIKRCYELKEKAKTLSGVTIDGTVASWKPAEDLPGMIAQGEQHGINTQHINEDIRSVIEILIYGLKGMAAYMDHAMILGRSDDEVMAFFQKALAATTDSSLGLMDFVGLAMECGKQNLAVMGLLNAAHTDTYGHPVPTPVQLGTKAGKAILVSGHDLKMLEELLKQTDGKGINVYTHGEMLPAHGYPGLKKYSHLVGNFGGAWQDQAKEFVNFPGAIIFNTNCIQRPSDSYTDRLFTWGLVAWPGIKHIDGWDFSAVINKALECPALPENPGQEILTGFGHNAVLGVADKVIAAVKAGQIRHFFLVGGCDGAKSGRNYYTEFAEKAPKDTVILTLACGKYRFNKLEFGDIGGIPRLLDVGQCNDAYSAIQIAVALADAFKCGVNDLPLSMVLSWYEQKAVVILLTLLHLGIKNIKIGPSLPAFITPNVLNFLVENFNIGPITTVEADMKAMLG; encoded by the coding sequence ATGCTTTGTAATCAATGCGAGCAAACAGCAAACGGAACCGGTTGTAATATTTCCGGTGTTTGTGGCAAGAAACCTGATGTTGCAGCATTACAGGATCATTTGATCTATGGTCTGAAGAGTCTGGCTTTGTATGCTAATAAGGCTGGCCGCAATGCTGAAATAGATCGATTTACTATTGAGGGCCTATTTACAACAGTAACCAATGTGGATTTTGAACCAACCCGGATAGGTGGCTTGATTAAGCGTTGCTATGAACTGAAAGAAAAAGCCAAAACACTCTCTGGTGTTACTATCGATGGAACTGTAGCAAGCTGGAAACCGGCTGAAGATCTGCCTGGCATGATAGCCCAGGGTGAGCAGCATGGAATAAATACCCAGCATATCAACGAAGACATTCGTTCCGTGATTGAAATCCTCATCTATGGTCTTAAGGGAATGGCCGCTTATATGGATCACGCCATGATCCTTGGCAGAAGTGATGACGAAGTCATGGCATTTTTTCAAAAGGCGTTAGCAGCAACAACCGATTCCAGCCTGGGACTGATGGACTTCGTTGGCCTGGCAATGGAATGTGGTAAACAGAACCTAGCCGTTATGGGACTTCTCAATGCTGCCCATACAGATACTTACGGGCATCCTGTTCCAACTCCTGTGCAACTTGGCACTAAAGCCGGCAAAGCCATACTTGTCTCAGGTCATGACCTTAAGATGCTAGAAGAATTACTGAAGCAAACCGATGGTAAAGGCATCAATGTCTATACCCATGGTGAAATGCTTCCTGCCCACGGCTATCCAGGGCTAAAAAAATACAGCCATCTTGTTGGCAATTTCGGCGGAGCTTGGCAAGACCAGGCTAAAGAATTCGTAAATTTCCCCGGAGCAATAATCTTCAACACAAACTGCATCCAAAGGCCGTCCGATTCTTATACTGATCGACTATTTACCTGGGGATTGGTAGCATGGCCTGGTATCAAGCATATTGATGGATGGGACTTCTCTGCAGTTATCAACAAAGCTCTTGAGTGCCCGGCATTACCGGAAAATCCTGGCCAGGAAATCCTGACTGGTTTTGGTCATAATGCCGTACTGGGAGTAGCTGATAAAGTCATAGCTGCTGTGAAAGCCGGGCAAATCAGGCACTTTTTCTTGGTAGGTGGCTGCGATGGGGCAAAATCCGGGCGCAACTATTACACCGAGTTTGCCGAAAAAGCTCCAAAGGATACTGTCATTCTGACGTTGGCTTGTGGAAAGTATCGTTTTAATAAGCTCGAATTCGGTGACATCGGCGGCATTCCTCGACTATTAGACGTCGGTCAATGCAACGACGCCTATTCTGCCATCCAGATCGCCGTTGCTCTGGCTGACGCCTTTAAGTGTGGAGTCAATGACCTTCCACTCTCCATGGTACTGTCTTGGTACGAGCAGAAAGCGGTTGTCATTCTCCTGACCCTGCTGCATCTTGGCATCAAAAATATCAAGATTGGCCCGTCACTACCTGCATTCATAACACCTAATGTCCTTAACTTCCTGGTTGAGAACTTCAACATAGGGCCTATTACAACTGTAGAGGCAGACATGAAAGCAATGTTGGGTTAG
- a CDS encoding HPP family protein — protein sequence MKRRIATFIKNDLAINKRLARLPQNCRAPILGARPQMSLRYAIWSFISATVGILAICEVTIMVGHPLLIGSFGASAVLLFGATESPLSQPRNLVGGHLVSAVVAVIIVAIFGSTPLSMAISVGLAIFVMNLTHTTHPPGGATALIGVQSAVGPEYILLPVLAGALILLATAIITNNLVYHRSYPEHWL from the coding sequence ATGAAAAGGCGTATTGCGACATTTATAAAGAATGACCTTGCTATTAATAAAAGGCTGGCCAGATTGCCTCAGAATTGTCGGGCACCAATTCTTGGGGCTAGGCCACAAATGTCTCTGCGTTATGCCATTTGGAGTTTTATTAGTGCTACAGTCGGTATCTTGGCAATTTGCGAAGTAACGATAATGGTCGGCCATCCCTTGCTGATCGGCTCTTTCGGAGCTTCAGCGGTTCTTCTCTTTGGTGCCACTGAATCGCCGCTGTCGCAGCCGCGTAATCTGGTTGGAGGTCATCTTGTCTCCGCTGTGGTGGCTGTGATTATCGTTGCCATTTTCGGGTCTACGCCATTGAGTATGGCAATTAGTGTCGGTCTGGCCATTTTTGTAATGAATCTGACACACACTACGCATCCGCCAGGTGGAGCCACCGCTCTTATCGGTGTGCAGAGTGCCGTTGGCCCCGAGTATATCCTTTTGCCGGTATTGGCAGGAGCCCTGATCCTTCTGGCTACGGCAATCATTACTAATAACCTGGTTTATCACCGTTCCTATCCCGAGCATTGGCTATAA
- a CDS encoding PAS domain-containing protein, with translation MDIYLEKLINDAPEAILISDKEGVITFWNSGAERLFGHTVTEALGQSLDLIIPENLRGRHWDGYWRVMATGETKYKTGLLSSPGVKKDGSRVSLEFSMILLRDEKNNIQGCAAIMRDVTERWNKEKELKEKLSICLAKCADHDSK, from the coding sequence ATGGACATTTACCTGGAGAAGTTGATCAACGATGCTCCGGAAGCGATTCTCATATCAGATAAAGAAGGCGTTATCACTTTCTGGAACAGCGGGGCAGAGCGTCTCTTCGGTCACACTGTAACCGAGGCACTCGGACAATCGCTGGACCTAATCATTCCGGAAAACCTGAGGGGAAGGCACTGGGATGGTTACTGGCGGGTAATGGCAACAGGGGAGACAAAATACAAAACAGGGCTGTTATCCTCACCTGGAGTCAAAAAGGACGGCAGTCGTGTCTCTCTGGAATTCAGCATGATTTTGCTGCGTGACGAAAAGAATAATATTCAAGGATGTGCTGCAATTATGCGTGATGTGACAGAAAGATGGAATAAAGAAAAAGAGCTGAAGGAAAAGTTATCCATTTGCCTGGCAAAATGTGCTGACCATGACTCAAAGTAA